One genomic window of Staphylococcus hsinchuensis includes the following:
- the mraY gene encoding phospho-N-acetylmuramoyl-pentapeptide-transferase, which translates to MIYLLAIIAFIITFVLVPVLIPTLKRMKFGQSIREEGPQSHMKKTGTPTMGGLTFLISIIITTLLAIIFTDNSNPMILLLFVTIGFGLIGFIDDYIIVVKKNNQGLTSKQKFFAQIGIAVIFFILSQVFNLTDFSTGIHIPFIGIEVPLSLAYVIFIVFWQVGFSNAVNLTDGLDGLATGLSIIGFTMFAIMSYIQGASSIGIFCVIMIFALVGFLPFNLNPAKVFMGDTGSLALGGIFATISIMLNQELSLIFIGLVFVAETLSVMLQVTSYKLTKKRIFKMAPLHHHFELVGWNEKKVVTVFWTVGLISGLLGLWIGVN; encoded by the coding sequence ATGATTTATTTACTCGCAATCATTGCATTTATCATTACATTTGTATTAGTCCCAGTACTTATACCTACTCTAAAAAGAATGAAATTTGGCCAAAGTATTAGAGAAGAAGGGCCTCAAAGTCACATGAAAAAGACCGGCACACCAACCATGGGTGGCCTGACATTCTTGATAAGTATTATTATTACTACTTTACTCGCAATTATATTCACAGACAATTCTAATCCTATGATTTTATTATTATTTGTGACAATTGGTTTTGGTTTAATCGGGTTCATTGATGATTACATTATTGTAGTTAAGAAAAATAACCAAGGTTTAACGAGTAAACAAAAATTCTTCGCACAAATTGGGATTGCAGTTATCTTTTTTATACTGAGCCAAGTATTTAACTTAACTGATTTTTCTACAGGTATTCATATTCCATTTATTGGTATTGAGGTACCACTTTCATTAGCTTACGTTATATTCATTGTTTTTTGGCAAGTTGGCTTTTCAAATGCAGTGAATTTAACAGATGGTTTAGATGGATTAGCAACTGGATTATCTATCATTGGATTTACAATGTTTGCGATTATGTCATATATCCAAGGTGCGTCATCTATTGGTATCTTCTGTGTTATTATGATTTTCGCATTAGTTGGTTTCCTTCCTTTCAATTTAAATCCAGCTAAAGTATTTATGGGAGATACAGGTAGTTTAGCGTTAGGTGGTATTTTTGCTACGATTTCAATCATGTTAAACCAAGAATTGTCACTTATATTTATTGGGTTGGTCTTTGTAGCAGAAACTTTATCAGTTATGCTACAGGTTACTTCATATAAATTAACGAAAAAACGTATTTTCAAAATGGCTCCGTTGCATCATCATTTTGAACTTGTTGGTTGGAATGAGAAAAAGGTTGTAACAGTGTTTTGGACAGTGGGACTAATTTCAGGATTGCTAGGTTTATGGATTGGAGTGAATTAA